A stretch of Prosthecochloris marina DNA encodes these proteins:
- a CDS encoding DUF6345 domain-containing protein, translating into MLKDFFEVRLRISGLLLSLLVLFPSFSYALEEGGYVCREENGAVNETWNFLKHFSYDQYYWAVPEVFTSWDATYVDNMDTAFFSGHGGNFLITTLRNCCDPVNFAGGSVSLGDLDLEFLTIDACSVVPSPIERADWSSGWWDVFHGLHQVLSFRTTGWYDGRVEDQYAKNLLSGQKYIDAWFNAANSVRSGTYPGYCAVIWAYPQDGYTGTGNDTYYSQASDPPYNLGIMAITYQY; encoded by the coding sequence ATGTTGAAGGATTTTTTTGAAGTCCGTTTACGCATTTCAGGGTTGTTATTATCGTTGCTGGTGTTGTTTCCCTCTTTTTCCTATGCGCTTGAGGAGGGCGGTTATGTTTGTCGAGAAGAAAACGGGGCGGTCAATGAAACATGGAATTTTCTCAAACATTTTTCTTACGATCAGTACTACTGGGCGGTGCCGGAAGTGTTTACTTCCTGGGATGCTACGTATGTCGACAACATGGATACAGCGTTTTTCAGTGGACACGGCGGCAATTTTTTAATCACAACGCTCAGAAATTGCTGTGATCCTGTGAATTTTGCCGGGGGTTCCGTTTCTCTCGGTGATCTCGACCTCGAGTTTTTAACTATCGATGCTTGCAGTGTTGTACCTTCTCCTATCGAGCGTGCTGATTGGTCAAGCGGTTGGTGGGACGTGTTTCACGGACTGCACCAAGTGCTGAGTTTCCGTACGACAGGATGGTATGACGGTCGGGTGGAGGATCAGTACGCGAAAAATCTGCTCTCCGGCCAGAAATACATAGATGCGTGGTTCAATGCGGCTAACTCAGTGCGTTCAGGAACCTATCCGGGTTACTGTGCCGTGATCTGGGCATACCCTCAAGACGGCTATACCGGTACCGGTAACGATACTTATTACAGTCAGGCTTCCGACCCTCCGTATAATCTGGGTATCATGGCCATTACCTATCAATATTAA